A genomic stretch from Pelagicoccus enzymogenes includes:
- a CDS encoding class I SAM-dependent methyltransferase produces MPDTPQPSHPPVINRDHWEQVSGDYSNQVLSVFENDKQHLVARSIEAFAQKHPGATAADLGCGVGQFTPTLARLFKTVVACDLASTGVQATRQRCASYENVSSHRLDLSEDPMPFEPVDFALCVNVLIMPSLDERLRAWRCVTNQVVSGGTLLLVLPSLESVQMDLIQRVDNLIDQGHSCEEALAQGQSSRASSQDLQQGIHRLDGLPTKHYFQDEIEYLLGEHQFDVQEMLKIEYSNSRDADSWDWLVRAVRR; encoded by the coding sequence ATGCCTGACACCCCGCAACCATCCCATCCACCCGTCATCAACCGCGATCATTGGGAGCAGGTATCAGGCGACTACAGCAATCAAGTTCTCAGCGTTTTCGAGAACGACAAGCAACACTTGGTCGCCCGCAGCATCGAGGCTTTCGCTCAAAAGCATCCCGGCGCCACCGCGGCGGACCTCGGTTGCGGAGTCGGCCAATTCACGCCCACCCTCGCTCGCTTGTTCAAGACGGTGGTCGCCTGCGACCTCGCCTCCACAGGGGTTCAAGCCACCCGCCAACGTTGCGCCTCCTACGAAAACGTAAGCTCGCACCGTCTCGACCTCAGCGAAGACCCCATGCCCTTCGAGCCCGTCGACTTCGCCCTCTGCGTCAACGTACTCATCATGCCATCGCTCGACGAACGCCTGCGGGCTTGGCGCTGCGTGACCAACCAAGTCGTGAGCGGCGGCACCCTCCTGCTTGTGCTCCCCTCGCTAGAGTCCGTGCAAATGGATCTCATCCAACGCGTCGACAACCTGATCGACCAAGGGCACAGCTGCGAAGAAGCCTTGGCCCAAGGCCAATCTTCCCGGGCAAGCTCCCAAGACCTGCAACAAGGGATTCATCGCCTGGACGGATTGCCGACCAAACACTATTTCCAAGACGAGATCGAATACCTGCTCGGCGAACACCAGTTCGACGTGCAAGAAATGCTCAAAATCGAGTATTCAAATTCTAGAGACGCAGACTCGTGGGACTGGCTCGTCCGCGCCGTGCGACGCTAG